The sequence AAGTGATAGAAAGTCTCGTTTGTGCCTTTTTATCGTGAAGCGCATATTGGGTGTAGTCAAGAAATACTGAACGCCAGTGAAAGGACTGCCCGATGATCGAAGTTGCCAGTGATAAGCGCACCCGTGATGCCTATCGCGCGGCCCATGCCGCCCGGGGGCAGGCCCTTGGCCGTATCTGGTCCCGACTGACGGGACAGAATCCTTCCGGATGATCGTTGCAAGTGATATCTGGAAAAGCAAAAGGGCCGGTCATCGCGACCGGCCCTTTTCATGTTCTGCGGCAGGGATCAGACGAAGAATTGACCGCCGTTTGCCGAAATGGTCGAGCCATTGATGAACTGTGCATCGTCCGAAGCCAGGAAGGCCACGCAGCGGGCGATCTCTTCCGGTTCGCCAAGACGGCCTGCGGGAATCTGGCTGATGATCGATTCGCGCACCTTTTCGGGTACGGCCATGACCATCTCGGTCGCAATATAGCCGGGGCAGACGGCGTTGGCGGTGATGCCCTTGGCGGCGCCCTCTTGGGCCAGCGACTTGATGATGCCCAGGTCGCCCGCCTTGGTCGCGGCATAGTTCACCTGAGCGAACTGACCTTTTTGCCCGTTGATCGAGCTGATCACGATGATGCGGCCAAAGCCACGTTCGCGCATGCCGGGC comes from Roseovarius bejariae and encodes:
- the phbB gene encoding acetoacetyl-CoA reductase gives rise to the protein MARTALVTGGSRGIGAAISKALKAEGYNVAATYAGNDEAAAKFTEETGIQTYKWNVGDYDESKAGIAKVEEEMGPIDVVVANAGITRDAPFHKMTPEQWQQVIDTNLTGVFNTVHPVWPGMRERGFGRIIVISSINGQKGQFAQVNYAATKAGDLGIIKSLAQEGAAKGITANAVCPGYIATEMVMAVPEKVRESIISQIPAGRLGEPEEIARCVAFLASDDAQFINGSTISANGGQFFV